The Mustela lutreola isolate mMusLut2 chromosome 3, mMusLut2.pri, whole genome shotgun sequence genome includes a region encoding these proteins:
- the DECR1 gene encoding 2,4-dienoyl-CoA reductase [(3E)-enoyl-CoA-producing], mitochondrial isoform X2 — MLPPNSFQGKVAFLTGGGTGLGKGMTTLLSSLGAQCVIASRKIDVLKETAEEISSQTGNKVHALQCDVRNPEMVQNTVSELIKVAGHPDIVINNAAGNFISPTERLSPNAWKTITDIVLNGTAYVTLEIGKQLIKAQKGAVFLSITTIYAESGSGFVVPSASAKAGVEAMSKSLAAEWGKYGLRFNVIQPGPIKTKGAFSRLDPMGTFEKDMIARIPCGRLGTVEELANLAAYLCSDYASWINGAVIRFDGGEEVFISGEFNSLRKVTNEEWDRIEGLIRKTKGS; from the exons ATGCTACCACCTAATAGTTTTCAAGGAAAAGTGGCGTTTCTTACTGGGGGAGGTACTGGCCTTGGTAAAGGAATGACCACTCTTCTGTCCAGCCTGGGAGCTCAGTGTGTGATAGCCAGCCG GAAGATTGATGTTTTAAAAGAGACTGCAGAAGAAATTTCTTCTCAAACTGGAAATAAG GTTCATGCGCTTCAGTGTGATGTGAGGAATCCTGAAATGGTGCAAAACACTGTATCAGAATTGATCAAAGTTGCAGGACATCCTGAT attgTGATAAACAATGCGGCAGGGAATTTTATTTCTCCCACCGAAAGACTCTCTCCTAATGCTTGGAAGACCATAACTGACATAGTTCTAAATGGTACTGCCTATGTGACACTAGAAATTGGAAAACAACTAATTAAAGCACAGAAAG GAGCAGTATTTCTTTCTATTACAACCATCTATGCTGAAAGTGGGTCAGGTTTTGTAGTACCAAGTGCTTCTGCCAAAGCAGGAGTGGAAGCCATGAGCAA gtctCTTGCAGCTGAATGGGGTAAATATGGACTGCGATTTAATGTGATTCAACCAGGGcctataaaaacaaaa GGTGCCTTTAGTCGTCTTGACCCAATGGGAACATTTGAGAAGGATATGATTGCTAGAATTCCTTGTGGTCGGCTAGGAACTGTGGAAGAACTTGCAAATCTTGCTGCTTACCTTTGCAGTGATTATGCTTCTTGGATTAATGGGGCA gtCATTAGATTTGATGGTGGAGAGGAAGTATTTATTTCAGGGGAATTCAACAGTCTGAGGAAG GTTACCAACGAGGAGTGGGACAGAATAGAAGGACTCATCAGGAAGACAAAAGGCTCCTAA
- the DECR1 gene encoding 2,4-dienoyl-CoA reductase [(3E)-enoyl-CoA-producing], mitochondrial isoform X1 gives MALLGRVFLVGYHGPRRFFSYGTKILYQNNEAFQSKFFKPIQKAMLPPNSFQGKVAFLTGGGTGLGKGMTTLLSSLGAQCVIASRKIDVLKETAEEISSQTGNKVHALQCDVRNPEMVQNTVSELIKVAGHPDIVINNAAGNFISPTERLSPNAWKTITDIVLNGTAYVTLEIGKQLIKAQKGAVFLSITTIYAESGSGFVVPSASAKAGVEAMSKSLAAEWGKYGLRFNVIQPGPIKTKGAFSRLDPMGTFEKDMIARIPCGRLGTVEELANLAAYLCSDYASWINGAVIRFDGGEEVFISGEFNSLRKVTNEEWDRIEGLIRKTKGS, from the exons tttttCAGTTATGGAACAAAAATACTGTATCAAAACAATGAAGCTTTTCAGTCTAAATTCTTCAAACCCATTCAAAAAGCCATGCTACCACCTAATAGTTTTCAAGGAAAAGTGGCGTTTCTTACTGGGGGAGGTACTGGCCTTGGTAAAGGAATGACCACTCTTCTGTCCAGCCTGGGAGCTCAGTGTGTGATAGCCAGCCG GAAGATTGATGTTTTAAAAGAGACTGCAGAAGAAATTTCTTCTCAAACTGGAAATAAG GTTCATGCGCTTCAGTGTGATGTGAGGAATCCTGAAATGGTGCAAAACACTGTATCAGAATTGATCAAAGTTGCAGGACATCCTGAT attgTGATAAACAATGCGGCAGGGAATTTTATTTCTCCCACCGAAAGACTCTCTCCTAATGCTTGGAAGACCATAACTGACATAGTTCTAAATGGTACTGCCTATGTGACACTAGAAATTGGAAAACAACTAATTAAAGCACAGAAAG GAGCAGTATTTCTTTCTATTACAACCATCTATGCTGAAAGTGGGTCAGGTTTTGTAGTACCAAGTGCTTCTGCCAAAGCAGGAGTGGAAGCCATGAGCAA gtctCTTGCAGCTGAATGGGGTAAATATGGACTGCGATTTAATGTGATTCAACCAGGGcctataaaaacaaaa GGTGCCTTTAGTCGTCTTGACCCAATGGGAACATTTGAGAAGGATATGATTGCTAGAATTCCTTGTGGTCGGCTAGGAACTGTGGAAGAACTTGCAAATCTTGCTGCTTACCTTTGCAGTGATTATGCTTCTTGGATTAATGGGGCA gtCATTAGATTTGATGGTGGAGAGGAAGTATTTATTTCAGGGGAATTCAACAGTCTGAGGAAG GTTACCAACGAGGAGTGGGACAGAATAGAAGGACTCATCAGGAAGACAAAAGGCTCCTAA